Within Sporosarcina sp. PTS2304, the genomic segment ATTACACCTGTCGCACCTTTAGGACCAAGCACATGAGGACTAGAAGCGTCTGATGTGCCGGCAATATCTAAGTGAATCCACGGAGTATTTTCAGCAAATTCACCTACAAAGCCACCGCCGAAGATCATATGTCCATCACGTCCTGGCGAATTATTTAAATCGGCTACCGGACTTTTGCGAATTCGTTTCTTATCATTTTCCGTCAAAGGCAGTTGCCAAATAAATTCTCCTGTTTCTTCTGCTGCTTTTTCAAATTGTTTGTAAAAGTCTTGATCATTCGTTAATGTCCCTGTTTTATCATTGCCAAGCGCCACAATGACTCCGCCTGTAAGCGTCGCAACGTCTATCAGATACTCTGCACCCGCTTGCTTCGCGTATGTTACCGCATCTGCTAACACTAGACGTCCTTCCGCATCCGTATTTAATACTTCAATTGTTTTTCCACTCAATGAAGTAATGACGTCATCTGGTTTAAACGCTGTTCCCGAAATCATATTATCTGTTGATGCAATGACGGCTATTACATTTTTCTTCGGCCGGGACTCTCCTATAATGCACATAGCACCCAATACAGCCGCTGCACCGCCCATATCACCTTTCATACCTATCATGCCTTCGCGCGGCTTCAGCGAGTAGCCACCCGTGTCATACGTGACGCCTTTGCCTACTAATCCAATGACATCTTCCCATTGATCAGTCGCTTGATATTTTAAGACAATCAATTGGGGCTCTTCAACAGATCCTTGATTGACTGCAAGGATCGCACCCATTCCGAGTTCTTCCATTTCCGCTTTTCCTAATACGTCGATTTCAAAGTCATAACTTTTTGCGAGTTCACGTGCGTAATCTGCCATTTTAGTCGGCGTTAATAAATTTGGCGGAACATTTACTAACGTCCGCGCTTCGTTCACAGCGTGTGCATGGATCATACCGATGTTCCCTGCAGCTATTACTTCTTGTTCGTTTGCATGTGTAATAAATCTGACTAGTTCAAGCGGAACATCCACTTCATTGGAAGATGTTCGGAAACCTTCATATTCATAGGAGCCCATACTAATTCCTTCTGATGCTATGTGAGCGATGTCTGCACAGGTCAATTCTTCATTGCAAAAAGGGGCTGTCCATACCGCTACTGAACGTATACGATCAGCATGCAACTGTTTACCTACTGTCGCGAACAACTCGCGTAGTTGCACATCCGATAGCTGGTCTTGCTTTCCTATCCCTACAAAGTACACGCGCTTAAATGAACGTTTAGTAAGTGCAGGCATTTTCGTTAATTGATTAAACTCTTGCTTAATATCACCTGATTTAATCCATTCAGGTAAAGAGGGATGGAACGCTTCAACGACTGTCTCCCACTCTTTCACGTTTTCAGGATGATCAGGTATTCCGATCACCAATAGTTCAACCTCTTGTTGCTGTAATGTGGATGATGCTTCAACTGTGATCATGTAAAAATGGCCTCCTTTTTCTTTACCGCTGTCCTCTAACAGTATAGACTAGGCAGTTGCGCTGTTTCAATGACAAGGATTGTCGTTAAGGTCACGATGACAGTTGGTTTATGGTATACTAACCCTATTATCTTGCGGAAAGGGAGTGGAATTATTTGGCTATTTTTGAGAACGTACCGCTCCTTGCAGCGTTATTCGCCATTTTATTTGCTCAGTTTGTTAAAATTCCTATTCATTTTTTATTGACGCGTAAACTCGATTTTGGACTTATGACTTCTACAGGCGGTATGCCCAGTTCACATTCGGCAGCTGTCACGGCATTGACGACGGCTATTGCTTTTGAAGCAGGCTTGGATTCGCCTTTATTCGCGGTGTCTGCAATTTTTGCGGTGATTGTTATGTTCGATGCAACAGGAATTCGTTACCAGGCGGGGCAGCAAGCAGTCATTATCAATCAAATGCGTTCTGATTTTCAGATGTTTGTGGATGATATTAAGGGGTGGCCGAAAAAGGATAATGAAACGAAGATCCAAGAGCTTAAGACATTGCTTGGCCATAAGCCGAACGAAGTGTTTTTCGGGGCTTTGACTGGTATTGCAATTTCGATCATTACGTATTCTTGGATTCTTTGAGCGAAGCGATGAGCTAGAAAAGCGGTCTTCTTTTCTAGCTCATCCCGGGAGCCATCCGCCAGCACCGAAGTGACTAAGTGAACCGATCACTTTCAAAATTCAAGAACGATACCTGCTATTCTTGCACTAGCCCCTACCTCAGAAAAAAATAAAAACATCAACGAGGCATGCCCGCTGATGTTTTTATAAATAATCCATTCATTAAAACATTTGATACCCTTGTCTTCGCAAAGCCTTCATAACAAACCCTGCGATAATCGCCCCAACTAAACCACTGGATAAAATCACAATATCTACTACATGAAGCGACATAATACTTGCACCTAATTCACTAAACGCATGTGCAGGCTTCGTGATGTAATGGAACATCGGTACATCATCAATAATAAAAATAACGACAATCGGATACACGATGGCCATCAGCCAGGTCATGCGCAATAACATATTGATTAAGAAACCAATACCGAAAAACATTACAATAAATATTAAGATCGATAGCAACACTTGCGCTATGGATATAGTTTGCATTACCGATAACCTCCAGTTCATCACTACAACATTTTACAGCAAGGTGCAATAGCTTTCAATAGAATGAGATAGAGAACATAGCCCAAACTATACAGTTGTCATGAAATCTTAAAATATGACACGACGGATTATAGGTAGAAGTGAACTTCCCAGTTGACTTGTCGTTGATTTCATTATCCGACCGCAAAAAAGACTGCATACATGCTCTATGTAAAGAACCTGTCTGCAGTCTAACTTTATGTGAAAACACATAGTTTTATAGGAAATTAAATTTACCTTTTTTAATAGTTAATCCAACGCCGCCTACCATGAAGAGTGCACGGTTATCGATCATTTTCTTCATAAATGACGCTTTCGCACCTGTTAATTTCTTATCAAATACTACACCAATTGCATCAGAGTCACCTAATGAACATACGCTACCTTTTAAATCCGGTACGAACTCCATAGTCGGCTTCCCTTTCATCAAAGCGATAAGGTTATTAGCGCAAATTTCACCTTGTTGCATCGCGATTTGTGCTGTTGGAGGATACGGTCGGTTAATTGCTTCATTAATCATAAGTGAACAGTCACCGATGACGAATACATTGTCAAAACCAGGTGCGCGTAAATCTTTCTCCACTTTAACTCTAGCGCGCATATTTTCAATGCCTGACTCTTCAATTAAACGGTTACCGCGTACTCCGGCTGCCCATACAACCGTTCCAGCTTTGATGAATTCTACATCATCTTCGCCTTCTCCAGTTTTAATCATAACGCCTTCAGGAGTCGCTTCAACGACTGGTGTACCGATGGAGAATTCTACACCTTTTGAACCTAATTGACGTACCGCATATTCTACTAGTTCTGGATCAAAACCAGGCAAGACCATTGGCGCTGCTTCTACACAAAGAATGCGCACCTTTTTAGCCGGCACATCATATTCTTTACATAACTCAGGCACACGGTTACCTAATTCACCAAGATATTCAATTCCAGTAAAGCCTGCTCCACCTACAATGATAGTTAAACGGCTATCATCTTTAACTTCCTCTGTAGACCAAGTAGCGAATTGATATTCCATATGGTCACGAATCTGGCGCGCAGCTTTTACGTTCGCGATAGATAATGCATACTGATCAAGACCTTTAATACCGAAAGTCTCACCTTCAAAGCCAAGAGCAATTACCAGGTAGTCGTATGTATGTGAACCAAGGTTTGTCTTAACATTTTTTGATTCTACATCAATACCTGTAACTTCTGCTTCAATGAACTTCACTTTGTTGCTGTTGATGACACTAGCAATGTCATAACGAACTTGCTCCGGCGTCAAAGTCCCAGCAGCTGCTTCATGCAACCATGTAGATTCATAGTGATAGTCATTTTTATTGATTAGGACGATATCTGCTTCATCTGTTCCTAATGACTTTTGTAAATTTACGACGGTCATCAAACCACCGTACCCTGCACCCAATACTAAGATTGTCGGTCTTTTCACGTAAATCGAAACCACCTTTAAGTTTATTAAATGCCGAGGACGTGTAAAATCGAACAATCATTGGTTTTACGCAGTGTCGGCATTTAGTTTTAATATGAAATAACTTTCCCTACTTAATAGTAGACCTTTTGCACATGATTTTCAATAGCATTCTAATAGTGCAAATAATCAATTACAGCTACTATTTTGCGAATATTTACTTATTCACAATCTGCAGGCGCGCCCGCTTTTTGAGCTGTACGGAAACTCGTTCCACAGCCACAATTCGCAATCGCATTCGGGTTGTCGATTGTGAAGCCGCCACCCATTAATGACTCCTTATAATCAACTTTCGTTCCTGCTAAAATCGCTGCGTCTTCTTCTTTCACGAGAACTGGAATATCATGTTGTGTATAGAACACGTCATCCTTTTCTTGTTCAGTCGCAAACCCTAGTCCATATGTCAGTCCGCTGCACCCGCCACCATTGACTGATACGCGTAAATAAGAGCCTTCTTCTTCGTTATGTGTCATCATTTTTTTCACGTGAAATGCTGCTGCCTCTGTAATTTCTACTGGATTGTTCATTAACTTCACTCACTTTCCACGATTTGTTCTATCATATCAATCTTTTTCACTAAATTGCAAACAAATACTCCCCCCACTAGGACTATTTTGCTGTATAATAAGGCTTAGGTATGAAAGGAATGAGTATAATGGAAATCAGCCCATTTTATGAGAAGAAAATGCAATGTTTACTATGCAAAGAGCATTTTCCAACTACCCGTATTCGTTCACGTCAAGTAAGAGTCTCTGATCATGATAGTGATTTTAGGCCTATATATATGAATAAGGAAATTAATCCTCTTTTCTATAATGTTGCTGTTTGTCCGCATTGTGGCTTCGCATATACAGATGATTTTTCACCCTATTTTGGCCCAGGCACAAAAGAAATGATCGCCAAAAACATTACAGCGAAATGGCGCAGCCGGTCATTTGGTGGGATCCGTACGAACGAAGAAGCTGTAGAAGCTTACAAACTGGCTTACTTAAGTGCGAATTTCAAAAAAGAAAAGCACTTAACTATGGCTGGTATGATGTTGCGGATCGCATGGATTTATCGAGAAACCGAGCAAAACGAACAGGAAATACGCTATTTACGGATTGCACGCGACCTTTATTTACAAGCTTTTTCAAACGGTGACTACGTAGGTACCCAAATGTCTGAAACGCGTGTACAGTATATCATCGCTGAGCTTTCTTGGCGCATTCATGATCGTGCGCAAGCAATTATGAATTTCTCACGCGTAATCGAAGCGCAAAAACGGTCTACTGAACCGACGATTATTCAATTAGCGAAAGATCGCTGGCAAGAAATACGGGATGAAGAAGCTACGAATAAAATTGGATAACAGCGAAAGCCGTGCAAGAAGTTTGCACTTCATCGCACGGCTTCAATATAAATGGCAGGAAATTAAAAGACCTGTTCTACCTCTACAACGCCAGGAACTTCTTCAAGTAATGCGCGTTCAATACCTGCTTTTAATGTAATCGTCGAGCTTGGGCACGTTCCACATGCACCTAATAAACGTAACTTGACAATTCCTTCGTCAATGTCCACAAGTTCGCAGTCCCCTCCATCGCGCAATAGGAATGGGCGTAATTTATCTAGCACTTCTTTTACCGGCTCGTATAATTTCGTATCTGTTGTCATTGTAATCAATCTCTCCTTTCCTTATACTTATTATAAACTGCTTAGCAGAAAAAATCCAATAATGAATCGGAGGAATGATTTTCATGTCACTATCACCTGTAATTATTGAAGTGTATGGAGCGGATATTCAGTGCGCTAGTTGTGTAAATGCCCCTTCATCTAAAGATACGTACGAGTGGCTTGATGCTGCTCTTTCAAGAAAGTACCCTAATCAGCCTTTCACCATTATGTATATTGATATTGATAAGGAGTTGACGGAACCATATCAACTGGAAATCGTTGAAAAGATCCGTGAAGATGAGTACTTTTATCCGTTGGTTATGGTAAACAATGAAATGGTAGGCGAAGGATATATCCAGTTGAAACCTGTCTACCGGGCAATGGAAGCACTTGGTTATCACGCAGTATAAAGTGATAATTTGGTGGATTAATTGAGAACTGAAAATGACTCTTATGTTTTCGAAATGTGTGCGGTCATTTAAAAAGGATGTCCGCCTTTTTGCTTCTTGATGGACTTTCATAACTCAATTTAGTTTACTCATCATTCTTCTCTTTTGATTATTTTCAAATCTGAAAAATTTTTCGTCATCTTTTGCTAATCTAGGATATAATCAAAGAAGACGATAGTCATAGGGGGAATGAGAGTGAATGAGACAAAAAAACCACTCATGAAGAGATGGTGGTTTATCATGTTGATCGTAATTTCTGCGTTTAGTTTTACATTAGGCGTGTGGGATTCCAAAAATAAACGAGCGAGTGAAGAAGAACTTCCCATAGAAGAGCAAATCATGAAGAAAGTAAAGTTTATCGATGAAGCGAGTATGACTGACGATGGATTATTGACAATTATCTCTATTATTAATTCCAATACAGAAGACGTTTCGATAGCGCCTACTTCTATTAATTGGGCGTTTAAAACAATGCAAGCTGCTTTTGAATTTCCTGACGTGTCAGAAGTGAATATTGTCATTCAAGTGATGATAATAAAAGATGGAAAAGAGTCAAAAATGAAAGAGTTGCCAAGCATTCGCTATACGAGAGAAGAATTTGAAAACACTTCATTCGAAAAGTTTTCGAAAAAAGCGAGTGAATGATTTATACCATAAGAAAAAGAACTGTCTGTCACTTACCCGTTTGAAGGGAAACATGAAGTGATGAGCAGTTCTTTTTTAATGTTAAGCTAGTAATCAACCATTATGCCATTTATACATCCACAGTAAACCTGATTTCATCAAACGTGCGATGCGACCAGTTACAGTACGATCGGCTAAGTAAGCAAATCCTTGTTTCTTTCCTAGTGAACCCATGAAGCCTTTTAACTTCAACTCAGGCATTTCTGCCATA encodes:
- a CDS encoding DUF2225 domain-containing protein, whose amino-acid sequence is MSIMEISPFYEKKMQCLLCKEHFPTTRIRSRQVRVSDHDSDFRPIYMNKEINPLFYNVAVCPHCGFAYTDDFSPYFGPGTKEMIAKNITAKWRSRSFGGIRTNEEAVEAYKLAYLSANFKKEKHLTMAGMMLRIAWIYRETEQNEQEIRYLRIARDLYLQAFSNGDYVGTQMSETRVQYIIAELSWRIHDRAQAIMNFSRVIEAQKRSTEPTIIQLAKDRWQEIRDEEATNKIG
- a CDS encoding NifU family protein, which translates into the protein MTTDTKLYEPVKEVLDKLRPFLLRDGGDCELVDIDEGIVKLRLLGACGTCPSSTITLKAGIERALLEEVPGVVEVEQVF
- a CDS encoding leucyl aminopeptidase — translated: MITVEASSTLQQQEVELLVIGIPDHPENVKEWETVVEAFHPSLPEWIKSGDIKQEFNQLTKMPALTKRSFKRVYFVGIGKQDQLSDVQLRELFATVGKQLHADRIRSVAVWTAPFCNEELTCADIAHIASEGISMGSYEYEGFRTSSNEVDVPLELVRFITHANEQEVIAAGNIGMIHAHAVNEARTLVNVPPNLLTPTKMADYARELAKSYDFEIDVLGKAEMEELGMGAILAVNQGSVEEPQLIVLKYQATDQWEDVIGLVGKGVTYDTGGYSLKPREGMIGMKGDMGGAAAVLGAMCIIGESRPKKNVIAVIASTDNMISGTAFKPDDVITSLSGKTIEVLNTDAEGRLVLADAVTYAKQAGAEYLIDVATLTGGVIVALGNDKTGTLTNDQDFYKQFEKAAEETGEFIWQLPLTENDKKRIRKSPVADLNNSPGRDGHMIFGGGFVGEFAENTPWIHLDIAGTSDASSPHVLGPKGATGVMVRTLATFVERLAATDQE
- a CDS encoding YuzD family protein — protein: MSLSPVIIEVYGADIQCASCVNAPSSKDTYEWLDAALSRKYPNQPFTIMYIDIDKELTEPYQLEIVEKIREDEYFYPLVMVNNEMVGEGYIQLKPVYRAMEALGYHAV
- a CDS encoding iron-sulfur cluster assembly accessory protein, which produces MNNPVEITEAAAFHVKKMMTHNEEEGSYLRVSVNGGGCSGLTYGLGFATEQEKDDVFYTQHDIPVLVKEEDAAILAGTKVDYKESLMGGGFTIDNPNAIANCGCGTSFRTAQKAGAPADCE
- a CDS encoding YuiB family protein → MQTISIAQVLLSILIFIVMFFGIGFLINMLLRMTWLMAIVYPIVVIFIIDDVPMFHYITKPAHAFSELGASIMSLHVVDIVILSSGLVGAIIAGFVMKALRRQGYQMF
- a CDS encoding divergent PAP2 family protein, whose product is MAIFENVPLLAALFAILFAQFVKIPIHFLLTRKLDFGLMTSTGGMPSSHSAAVTALTTAIAFEAGLDSPLFAVSAIFAVIVMFDATGIRYQAGQQAVIINQMRSDFQMFVDDIKGWPKKDNETKIQELKTLLGHKPNEVFFGALTGIAISIITYSWIL
- a CDS encoding NAD(P)/FAD-dependent oxidoreductase — its product is MKRPTILVLGAGYGGLMTVVNLQKSLGTDEADIVLINKNDYHYESTWLHEAAAGTLTPEQVRYDIASVINSNKVKFIEAEVTGIDVESKNVKTNLGSHTYDYLVIALGFEGETFGIKGLDQYALSIANVKAARQIRDHMEYQFATWSTEEVKDDSRLTIIVGGAGFTGIEYLGELGNRVPELCKEYDVPAKKVRILCVEAAPMVLPGFDPELVEYAVRQLGSKGVEFSIGTPVVEATPEGVMIKTGEGEDDVEFIKAGTVVWAAGVRGNRLIEESGIENMRARVKVEKDLRAPGFDNVFVIGDCSLMINEAINRPYPPTAQIAMQQGEICANNLIALMKGKPTMEFVPDLKGSVCSLGDSDAIGVVFDKKLTGAKASFMKKMIDNRALFMVGGVGLTIKKGKFNFL